A genomic segment from Lytechinus variegatus isolate NC3 chromosome 10, Lvar_3.0, whole genome shotgun sequence encodes:
- the LOC121422449 gene encoding NAD-dependent protein deacetylase sirtuin-7-like — translation MSGKSSLAIDRPARKCRKASYTTALYKKHKAKEKESQVRAILKKNQADRSSEEERIIKQNKKVVKVLEKRAQLRELNRQKSQEVQDSAEELEIKVSELAEAVKHAENLVIYTGAGISTAASIPDYRGPNGVWTLLQQGKGSSLQNSSLVDADPTLTHMALAKLVEEGMVKHIVSQNCDGLHLRSGVPPDRLSELHGNMYIEVCTECEPERQYVRLFDVTEQTSLRRHKTSRDCHKCKEPLRDTIVHFGEKGVVDKPLNWSGAMDAAEDADAILCLGSSLKVLRRYQCLWNTDRPKSQRPKLFIVNLQWTPKDSQASLKIHGRCDDVMLLLMKHLDLSIPLYTRDSDPIFKMATPLKPHEEGSYVTKSLMDVTRTLDSETSNHSVDSVIKTEQDSLRSTHASSTLSENVESEHGLEKHEDNEDTEEEKEMEGQNFPMPSPEGNVQVEGSMPGWFGKGCRKKVVRKVGKRRRRSRVSSVELGS, via the exons GTAAGGGCAATCCTGAAGAAGAACCAGGCTGATAGGAGTTCAGAGGAGGAACGCAtcatcaaacaaaacaaaaaggttGTCAAGGTTCTCGAGAAGAGGGCGCAACTGAGGGAGCTCAATCGTCAGAAATCGCAAGAG GTTCAAGATTCTGCTGAAGAACTAGAAATCAAGGTTTCAGAGCTTGCAGAAGCAGTAAAGCATGCAGAGAACCTGGTCATCTACACAGGAGCTGGAATTAGTACA GCAGCCTCGATCCCCGACTACAGAGGACCAAATGGAGTATGGACATTACTTCAACAAGGGAAAGGGAGCTCACTTCA GAACAGCTCTTTGGTGGATGCAGATCCAACCCTTACTCACATGGCTCTAGCCAAACTTGTGGAAGAAGGCATG GTGAAGCACATTGTATCCCAGAACTGTGATGGCCTTCACTTGAGGAGTGGGGTTCCTCCGGATAGGTTATCTGAGCTCCATGGTAATATGTACATTGAG GTTTGCACAGAATGTGAGCCAGAGAGGCAATACGTGCGACTGTTCGATGTTACAGAACAGACATCGCTCCGGAGGCATAAGACAAGTCGGGACTGCCACAAGTGCAAGGAACCTCTAAGAGACACCATAGTTCACTTTGGGGAGAAGGGAGTGGTAGACAAACCCTTAAACTGGTCTGGTGCCATGGATGCTGCTGAGGATGCTGATGCTATACTGTGTTTGGGATCCAGTCTAAAG GTTCTAAGAAGATACCAGTGCCTTTGGAACACAGACAGACCAAAGAGTCAGAGACCAAAGTTATTCATTGTCAATTTGCAG TGGACACCCAAAGATAGCCAGGCATCCCTAAAGATCCATGGACGATGTGATGATGTGATGTTACTACTCATGAAACACCTAGATCTTTCAATACCTCTTTATACAAG GGACAGTGATCCGATCTTCAAAATGGCAACTCCTCTGAAGCCCCATGAAGAGGGCAGCTATGTGACAAAATCCCTTATGGATGTGACTAGAACATTGGACTCTGAAACTTCAAACCACAGTGTAGACAGTGTAATCAAGACTGAACAAGACAGCCTTAGGAGCACACATGCATCAAGCACACtctcagaaaatgttgaatcCGAACATGGTTTAGAAAAACATGAGGACAATGAAGATacagaggaggagaaagagatgGAGGGACAGAATTTTCCTATGCCATCACCAGAGGGCAACGTTCAAGTCGAGGGCAGTATGCCAGGCTGGTTCGGCAAAGGATGCAGGAAGAAGGTGGTTAGGAAGGTTGGCAAGAGGAGAAGGCGATCAAGAGTATCCAGTGTCGAGCTAGGGAGTTGA